A part of Rhinatrema bivittatum chromosome 16, aRhiBiv1.1, whole genome shotgun sequence genomic DNA contains:
- the LOC115078711 gene encoding olfactory receptor 5B12-like — MDMENMTTVREFLILGLSDNPQLQVPLFLVFLLIYLITLLGNLVIITVICADPRLHTPMYFFLSNLSLTDICCTSIIIPKLLEIHLSRNKTISYAGCFLQLQFFISFGCAEVFILAAMAYDRYAAICDPLRYSLIMNQRLCILLAAASWIIGFLPSEMITASVTRLSFCASNVINHLFCELMPLLKLSCTETATTETVMFVAAALTSVPAFLVTLISYIYIISAILRIRSAEGKSKAFSTCSSHLTVVSVYYLSAYSMYLRPNSTYSQEQGKILSVLYTTLTPMLNPIIYSLRNKEVKNALRKVIGK, encoded by the coding sequence ATGGACATGGAAAACATGACGACGGTGAGAGAATTTCTTATTCTGGGACTTTCTGATAATCCCCAGCTGCAGGTTCCTCTCTTCCTGGTCTTCCTGCTCATCTACCTGATCACCCTGCTGGGGAACCTTGTGATTATCACAGTTATCTGTGCTGACCCccgcctgcacacccccatgtacttcttcctcagtaacctctctctcactgacatcTGCTGCACCTCCATCATTATCCCAAAACTGCTGGAAATTCATCTCTCAAGGAATAAGACCATTTCCTATGCTGGGTGCTTTCTGCAACTGCAATTCTTTATCAGTTTTGGCTGTGCTGAAGTCTTTATTCTTGCTGCCATGGCTTATGATCGCTATGCAGCAATCTGTGACCCCTTGCGCTATTCCCTCATTATGAATCAGAGACTCTGCATCCTGCTGGCTGCTGCTTCTTGGATCATCGGCTTTCTACCCTCTGAGATGATCACAGCTTCTGTCACCCGCCTTTCATTCTGTGCCTCTAATGTGATCAATCACCTCTTCTGTGAGCTCATGCCGCTGTTAAAGCTTTCCTGTACTGAGACGGCCACCACAGAAACTGTAATGTTTGTTGCAGCTGCATTGACATCAGTGCCTGCCTTCCTTGTGACTCTCATTTCTTACATCTACATCATCTCAGCCATCCTGAGGATCCGCTCTGCAGAGGGGAAGAGTAAAgctttctccacctgctcctctcacCTCACTGTTGTCTCTGTGTATTATTTGTCAGCATATTCCATGTATCTGAGACCCAACTCAACATACTCCCAGGAGCAGGGTAAAATCCTGTCTGTGCTTTACACAACTCTCACCCCCATGCTGAACCCCATCATTTACAGTCTGAGGAATAAGGAGGTGAAAAACGCACTGAGGAAAGTCATAGGGAAGTAG
- the LOC115078246 gene encoding olfactory receptor 1030-like — protein sequence MNLENMTMVTEFIILGLSDNPQLQDPLFLVFLLIYLITLLGNLVIITVTCADPRLHTPMYFFLSNLSLTDICCTSTITPKLLMIFLTGDKTISYVGCFLQLYFFISFACVEVFILAVMAYDRYAAVCDPLRYSLIMNQRVCVLLAAASWIIGFLPPETITASITRLSFCASNKINHFFCDLLPLLKLSCSDTATIQSLIFVSAALISVPAFLVTLISYIYIISAILRIRSAEGKHKAFSTCSSHLTVVSVYYLPAFCIYLRPNSTYSQEQGKIISLVYTTVTPMLNPIIYSLRNKEVKNALRKVIRR from the coding sequence ATGAATTTGGAAAACATGACGATGGTGACAGAATTCATTATTCTGGGGCTTTCTGATAATCCCCAGCTGCAGGATCCTCTCTTCCTGGTCTTCCTGCTCATCTACCTGATCACCCTGCTGGGGAACCTTGTGATTATCACAGTGACCTGTGCTGACCCccgcctgcacacccccatgtacttcttcctcagtaacctctctctcacagacatctgCTGCACCTCCACCATCACCCCAAAACTGCTGATGATCTTTCTCACAGGGGATAAGACCATTTCCTATGTTGGATGCTTTCTGCAGCTCTATTTCTTCATCAGTTTTGCCTGTGTTGAAGTCTTTATCCTTGCTGTCATGGCATATGACCGCTATGCTGCAGTCTGCGACCCCTTGCGCTATTCCCTCATTATGAATCAGAGAGTCtgtgtcctgctggctgctgctTCCTGGATCATCGGATTTCTACCACCTGAGACGATCACAGCTTCTATCACCCGCCTTTCATTCTGTGCCTCTAACAAGAtcaatcatttcttctgtgacctcTTGCCACTGTTAAAGCTTTCCTGCTCTGACACAGCCACCATACAAAGCTTAATATTTGTTTCAGCTGCATTGATATCAGTGCCTGCCTTCCTTGTGACTCTCATTTCTTACATCTATATCATCTCAGCTATCCTGAGGATCCGCTCTGCAGAGGGGAAGCATAAAgctttctccacctgctcctctcacCTCACTGTTGTCTCCGTGTATTATTTGCCAGCATTTTGCATTTATCTGAGACCCAACTCAACATACTCCCAGGAGCAGGGTAAAATCATCTCTTTGGTCTACACTACTGTCACCCCCATGCTGAACCCCATCATTTACAGTCTGAGGAACAAGGAGGTAAAAAATGCATTGAGGAAAGTCATAAGGAGGTAG